In Luteibacter mycovicinus, a genomic segment contains:
- a CDS encoding TCR/Tet family MFS transporter — protein sequence MSTTEPKSTTHTPVRRAAVIFIFVTVLIDILAFGIIIPVLPHLIEQMTGNTVSNAAWWVGVFGTVFAAVQFISSPIQGALSDRFGRRPVVLLSNLGLGLDFVLMAVAPSLWLLFVGRVISGMTAASFTTANAYIADVTPPEKRAAAFGMLGGAFGIGFIIGPALGGFLGGFDLRLPFWVAAGLALTNFLYGYFILPESLPVEKRSARFEPHSASPLGSLKMLRRHREIFGLSVVMFLFYLGHYVLQTVFVLYADYRYHWGPQAVGYVLALVGACDGSVQAFLTGRLTARFGERRVMVAGLSFGVAAFAVMGFATTGWVFLIGIPLLSLWGLSGPPIQSIMTRHVAPDEQGRLQGAVTSLGSFAGIFGPYLFAQIFAFAIAPERSVHVPGVPFILAAALVGAGAVIAARATRQESPSITSP from the coding sequence ATGAGTACGACGGAACCGAAGAGCACGACGCACACACCGGTGCGCCGCGCCGCCGTGATCTTCATCTTCGTCACGGTGCTGATCGACATTCTGGCGTTCGGCATCATCATTCCGGTGTTGCCGCACCTCATCGAACAGATGACCGGCAATACCGTATCGAACGCGGCGTGGTGGGTCGGTGTGTTCGGTACGGTCTTCGCCGCGGTGCAGTTCATTTCGTCGCCGATCCAGGGGGCGTTGTCGGACCGCTTCGGGCGTCGCCCTGTCGTGTTGCTTTCGAATCTCGGGCTTGGGCTCGACTTCGTATTGATGGCCGTGGCGCCTTCGTTGTGGCTGCTGTTCGTCGGGCGCGTCATCTCCGGCATGACCGCCGCCAGCTTCACCACGGCCAATGCCTACATCGCCGACGTCACGCCGCCGGAAAAACGCGCGGCGGCCTTCGGCATGCTCGGCGGCGCGTTCGGTATCGGCTTCATCATCGGACCGGCGCTCGGCGGATTCCTTGGCGGATTCGACCTGCGCCTGCCGTTCTGGGTCGCCGCGGGTCTGGCGCTGACGAACTTCCTTTACGGGTATTTCATCCTGCCGGAGTCGCTACCGGTGGAGAAGCGCAGCGCACGCTTCGAACCGCACAGCGCAAGTCCACTGGGCTCGCTGAAGATGCTTCGCCGGCATCGCGAGATTTTCGGTCTGTCGGTCGTGATGTTCCTTTTCTACCTCGGGCACTACGTTTTACAGACGGTGTTCGTCCTCTATGCCGACTACCGTTATCACTGGGGTCCCCAGGCGGTGGGGTACGTGCTCGCGCTCGTCGGCGCCTGCGATGGATCGGTGCAGGCATTCCTCACCGGTCGACTGACTGCGCGCTTCGGGGAGCGACGGGTCATGGTCGCGGGGCTGTCGTTCGGTGTGGCGGCATTCGCCGTCATGGGTTTCGCCACGACCGGATGGGTATTCCTGATCGGTATTCCGCTGCTGTCACTGTGGGGGCTGTCCGGACCGCCGATCCAGTCGATCATGACGCGCCATGTGGCGCCCGATGAGCAGGGTCGTCTGCAAGGCGCCGTGACCAGCCTGGGCAGCTTCGCCGGGATCTTCGGGCCTTATCTGTTTGCGCAGATCTTCGCCTTCGCGATCGCGCCGGAGCGGAGCGTGCATGTACCGGGCGTCCCGTTCATCCTGGCCGCTGCGCTGGTCGGGGCCGGAGCGGTTATCGCCGCGCGGGCTACCCGGCAGGAGAGCCCCAGCATAACGAGCCCCTGA
- the cysK gene encoding cysteine synthase A: MIHESILDTIGRTPIVRLHRVAPAGISLYAKVEFFNPGGSVKDRLAIAVILDAEAKGLLKPGDTVVEATSGNTGVALAMVCAAKGYKFVATMADSFSVERRKLMRAYGARVILTPAAERGSGMVRRAEELAAKHGWFLPRQFQNPANPAYHRSTTAAEILQDFAGRRLDAFVTGWGTGGTLTGVGEVLKIARPEVKIVTTEPAAAQLLADQPWAPHKIQGWTPDFVPEVLNRKIFDVDIPVDEVLARDTARRLASEEGLFVGISAGATLAAALKYAESAEEGSVILAMLPDTGERYLSTFLFEGVEEGSDEAWLETLGSRPAHDQGVEA, encoded by the coding sequence ATGATTCACGAGAGCATTCTCGACACGATCGGCCGCACGCCCATCGTTCGCCTGCATCGCGTCGCCCCGGCTGGCATTTCCCTGTACGCGAAGGTCGAATTCTTCAACCCCGGCGGCTCGGTCAAGGACCGCCTGGCCATCGCGGTCATTCTCGATGCCGAAGCCAAGGGTCTGCTGAAACCCGGCGACACCGTGGTCGAGGCCACCTCGGGCAATACGGGCGTCGCGCTGGCCATGGTCTGCGCGGCCAAGGGTTACAAGTTCGTGGCGACCATGGCGGACAGCTTCTCCGTCGAGCGCCGCAAGCTGATGCGCGCCTACGGTGCCCGCGTGATCCTGACCCCCGCCGCCGAGCGCGGCAGCGGCATGGTCCGACGTGCCGAGGAGCTTGCGGCGAAGCACGGCTGGTTCCTGCCCAGGCAATTCCAGAATCCGGCTAACCCGGCCTATCACCGGAGCACCACCGCCGCCGAGATCCTCCAGGACTTCGCCGGCCGCCGCCTCGATGCCTTCGTGACCGGCTGGGGCACCGGCGGCACACTGACCGGTGTGGGCGAGGTGCTCAAGATCGCGCGCCCCGAGGTGAAGATTGTTACCACCGAGCCGGCCGCGGCCCAGTTGCTCGCCGACCAGCCCTGGGCACCGCACAAGATCCAGGGCTGGACGCCGGACTTCGTGCCCGAGGTACTCAACCGCAAGATCTTCGACGTCGATATCCCGGTGGACGAGGTGCTCGCCCGCGATACGGCCCGCCGACTCGCCAGCGAGGAAGGTCTCTTTGTCGGTATCTCCGCCGGTGCGACGCTTGCCGCCGCCCTGAAATACGCCGAAAGCGCCGAGGAGGGCAGCGTCATCCTCGCCATGCTCCCGGACACCGGCGAGCGCTATCTTTCCACCTTCCTGTTCGAGGGCGTGGAAGAAGGCTCCGACGAAGCCTGGCTGGAAACCCTAGGATCGCGCCCCGCGCACGACCAGGGCGTGGAGGCGTAG
- a CDS encoding cation:proton antiporter, with protein sequence MNTTELFLIAMTIILGVPYLIWRVFRTDYWAPLVVVQILTGILLGPGVLGKVFPDYYTTVFAPPVIGALNGIAWWAVMVFVWIAGIELDLRDAWKQRRECGTTAALALGVPLATGCLAALAMLAWRGGWMGEAATTWQFVLGIGMACAVTALPILILLMEKMGILRAPLGQRVLRYASLDDLAIWAVLAIILLDWKRVGHQVAFLAVFAVASAAFRRLMARVPEPDRYFIGLIWLAACGYGADWCGLHFMVGAFLAGAVMERDWFTLEKLDGLRHNVLLVIMPVFFLSTGLRTNWQVGGTAVFAAAALLLVASVVGKLAGVGIAGKLLGWARGDAWTIGWLLQTKALIMIIFVNVLLDRHIITSETFTALLLMAVASTMLTTPIVKPRLKHFTP encoded by the coding sequence ATGAATACGACGGAACTGTTCCTGATCGCGATGACGATCATTCTTGGCGTGCCTTATCTGATCTGGCGCGTCTTTCGGACCGACTACTGGGCACCGCTGGTGGTGGTGCAGATCCTTACCGGGATCCTGCTGGGGCCGGGCGTGCTGGGGAAGGTCTTCCCCGACTACTACACGACGGTGTTCGCGCCGCCCGTCATCGGTGCCCTCAACGGCATCGCCTGGTGGGCCGTGATGGTCTTCGTCTGGATCGCCGGCATCGAGCTCGACCTGCGCGACGCCTGGAAGCAACGCCGTGAATGCGGGACCACGGCCGCCCTCGCCCTCGGCGTGCCTCTTGCGACCGGCTGCCTTGCCGCGCTGGCCATGCTGGCCTGGCGCGGGGGATGGATGGGTGAAGCGGCGACGACGTGGCAATTCGTGCTGGGCATCGGCATGGCCTGCGCCGTGACCGCGCTACCGATCCTCATCCTGCTGATGGAGAAGATGGGTATTCTGCGGGCACCGCTGGGACAGCGTGTGCTGCGTTATGCGAGCCTGGACGATCTCGCGATCTGGGCGGTGCTGGCGATCATCCTGCTCGACTGGAAACGTGTCGGCCATCAGGTGGCCTTCCTGGCCGTGTTCGCTGTCGCCTCCGCCGCATTCCGGCGGCTGATGGCACGTGTGCCGGAGCCGGACCGCTATTTCATCGGTCTGATCTGGCTGGCCGCGTGTGGTTACGGTGCCGACTGGTGCGGTCTGCATTTCATGGTCGGAGCCTTCCTTGCGGGCGCCGTGATGGAACGTGACTGGTTCACGCTCGAGAAGCTCGACGGTCTGCGTCACAACGTCCTGCTCGTCATCATGCCGGTGTTCTTCCTGTCCACCGGTCTGCGAACGAACTGGCAGGTCGGAGGCACGGCGGTGTTCGCCGCCGCGGCTCTGCTGCTGGTCGCCTCCGTCGTGGGCAAGCTGGCCGGCGTCGGCATCGCCGGTAAGCTGCTCGGCTGGGCACGTGGCGATGCCTGGACCATCGGCTGGCTGCTGCAGACCAAGGCGCTGATCATGATCATCTTCGTCAACGTGCTGCTCGACCGTCACATCATCACCAGCGAGACATTCACCGCGCTGCTGCTGATGGCGGTGGCCAGCACCATGCTGACCACCCCGATCGTCAAACCGCGGCTGAAGCACTTCACCCCATGA